From Haloarcula hispanica ATCC 33960, the proteins below share one genomic window:
- a CDS encoding Cdc6/Cdc18 family protein, translating into MTDESDNSAPASDPSTTETSNDVDGSDEQLDVETDSGASTGPSDLDDVILDNLDAGSDDPSDEASRGLFDDLLEGEPIFENKEVLRPSYTPHKLPHREEQINNMATILVTALRGDTPSNILIYGKTGTGKTASAKFVSEELETTSQKYEVPCEVEYINCEVTDTQYRVLAQLANKFIDKNAQLIDDRIAELEDLRSRARENAAALEETAFDSLDDIETEIESLEADKAEFEEVPMTGWPTDRVYSSFFDAVDYHERVVVIMLDEIDKLVEKSGDDTLYNLSRMNSELENSRVSIMGISNDLKFTDFLDPRVKSSLGEEEIVFPPYDANQLRDILQARSDVAFKGDALTEDVIPLCAAFAAQEHGDARRALDLLRTAGELAERDQTDNVLEDHVRQAQEKIELDRVVEVVRTLPTQSKIVLFAIILLEKNGVHNINTGEVFNIYKNLCEEIDADILTQRRVTDLISELDMLGIVNAVVVSKGRYGRTKEISLSVPTEETEAVLLSDSRLGDIDDVQPFVQARFDN; encoded by the coding sequence ATGACTGACGAAAGCGACAACTCGGCCCCGGCATCCGACCCGTCGACGACAGAGACGTCGAACGACGTCGACGGGTCCGACGAGCAACTCGATGTCGAAACGGACTCCGGGGCATCGACCGGGCCGTCCGATCTCGACGACGTTATTCTCGACAATCTCGATGCCGGATCCGACGATCCCTCAGACGAGGCGTCCCGCGGCCTGTTCGACGACCTTCTCGAAGGGGAACCCATTTTCGAGAACAAGGAGGTCCTCCGCCCCTCCTACACGCCGCACAAACTCCCCCACCGCGAGGAGCAGATCAACAACATGGCGACGATTCTCGTCACCGCCTTGCGCGGCGATACGCCGTCGAACATCCTCATCTATGGCAAGACTGGAACGGGGAAAACCGCGTCCGCGAAGTTCGTCAGCGAGGAACTCGAAACGACCTCACAGAAGTACGAGGTTCCCTGTGAAGTGGAGTACATCAACTGCGAGGTGACCGACACCCAGTACCGCGTGCTGGCCCAGCTCGCGAACAAGTTCATCGACAAGAACGCCCAGCTCATCGACGACCGCATCGCCGAACTCGAAGATCTCCGATCGCGTGCACGCGAGAACGCGGCTGCACTCGAAGAGACGGCGTTCGATTCCCTCGACGACATCGAAACCGAAATCGAATCGCTGGAAGCCGACAAGGCGGAGTTCGAGGAAGTCCCGATGACGGGGTGGCCGACGGACCGGGTGTACAGCTCATTTTTCGATGCCGTCGACTACCACGAGCGCGTGGTCGTCATCATGCTCGACGAGATCGACAAGCTCGTCGAGAAAAGCGGCGACGACACGCTGTACAACCTCTCCCGGATGAACTCCGAACTGGAGAACTCCCGCGTCTCGATTATGGGCATCTCGAACGACCTGAAATTCACCGACTTCCTCGATCCACGGGTCAAGTCCAGCCTTGGTGAAGAGGAAATCGTCTTCCCCCCCTACGACGCGAATCAGCTTCGGGACATCCTCCAGGCACGCTCGGACGTGGCGTTCAAAGGCGACGCGCTCACTGAGGACGTCATCCCGCTGTGTGCGGCCTTCGCCGCACAGGAACACGGGGACGCACGCCGGGCGCTCGACCTCCTCCGGACGGCCGGCGAACTCGCCGAGCGTGACCAGACGGACAACGTCCTTGAAGACCACGTCCGGCAGGCTCAGGAGAAGATCGAACTCGACCGCGTCGTCGAGGTCGTCCGGACGCTCCCCACGCAGTCGAAGATTGTCCTCTTTGCCATCATCTTGCTGGAAAAGAACGGCGTCCACAACATCAACACCGGCGAGGTGTTCAACATCTACAAGAACCTCTGTGAGGAGATCGACGCCGACATCCTGACACAGCGCCGCGTCACCGACCTCATCTCGGAGCTGGATATGCTCGGCATCGTCAACGCCGTCGTCGTCTCGAAGGGCCGCTACGGGCGCACGAAAGAGATCTCCCTCTCGGTTCCAACCGAAGAGACGGAGGCGGTGCTCCTGTCGGATTCGAGACTCGGCGATATCGACGACGTCCAGCCGTTCGTCCAGGCCCGGTTCGACAACTGA
- a CDS encoding S24/S26 family peptidase, with amino-acid sequence MMYVADIVSSAGSVLLVGVLLFAVSGVWPPLVAIESPSMDPHIKEGDLVFVMEEERFSGPGDHGGVVTAANDDSYRTFQRPGDVIVYEPDGNSRQTPIIHRAMLWVEEDENWYDRANKDYIGSADSCDDLSSCPADHAGFITKGDKNGRYDQVGSPPISEPVKPGWVVGTAEIRVPLLGQVRLQWNKAGTAGEVTDETEPTMTNETGLTAVNGTAAG; translated from the coding sequence ATGATGTACGTGGCCGATATCGTCAGTAGCGCCGGCTCAGTCCTGCTCGTCGGGGTGTTGCTGTTCGCCGTCAGCGGCGTGTGGCCTCCGCTCGTCGCTATCGAAAGCCCGAGCATGGACCCCCATATCAAGGAAGGCGACCTCGTGTTCGTGATGGAAGAGGAGCGGTTCTCCGGCCCGGGTGATCACGGGGGTGTCGTCACCGCAGCGAACGACGACAGCTACCGGACGTTCCAGCGTCCGGGCGACGTTATCGTATACGAGCCCGACGGCAACAGTCGGCAGACTCCGATCATCCACCGAGCGATGCTGTGGGTTGAGGAGGACGAGAACTGGTACGACCGCGCGAACAAGGACTACATCGGCAGTGCGGACAGTTGCGACGACCTCAGCTCCTGTCCGGCCGACCACGCCGGCTTCATCACCAAGGGCGACAAAAACGGCCGATACGATCAGGTCGGCTCTCCCCCCATCAGCGAACCGGTCAAACCCGGGTGGGTCGTCGGTACGGCAGAGATACGGGTCCCGTTGCTGGGACAGGTCCGACTCCAGTGGAACAAGGCCGGAACGGCTGGTGAAGTAACAGACGAGACGGAGCCGACGATGACGAACGAGACAGGACTCACAGCGGTGAACGGAACCGCGGCCGGGTAG
- a CDS encoding S24/S26 family peptidase codes for MGRDEPTSSTPPDGTEESVEASPAFRLALYVRDIGTSVGAVVLVGAFLFAVSGVWPPLVAIESGSMEPHIDTGDMVFVMDAERFSGQAARHGVVTAAAGTETGYRTFQQPGDVIVFEPNGNEQRTPIIHRSMLWVDAGENWYDRANQTYVGSADSCDELQNCPAPHAGFITKGDNKVTNTRYDQVTGASTVVRPEWVIGTGTFRIPRLGYVRVQPSQLWHTSVSIPVGGATAPAAA; via the coding sequence ATGGGCCGGGACGAACCGACCAGTAGCACGCCTCCAGACGGGACAGAGGAGTCTGTGGAGGCCAGCCCTGCGTTTCGTCTCGCGCTATACGTCCGTGACATCGGTACGAGCGTCGGGGCAGTGGTGCTCGTCGGCGCGTTCCTGTTTGCTGTCAGCGGGGTGTGGCCGCCACTGGTCGCCATCGAAAGCGGGAGCATGGAGCCACACATCGACACCGGCGATATGGTGTTCGTCATGGACGCGGAGCGCTTCTCGGGACAGGCGGCCCGTCACGGCGTTGTAACGGCAGCGGCCGGGACAGAGACCGGCTATCGGACCTTTCAGCAGCCCGGGGACGTCATCGTCTTCGAACCCAACGGTAACGAGCAGCGAACGCCGATCATCCACCGGTCGATGCTGTGGGTCGATGCCGGCGAGAACTGGTACGACCGCGCGAACCAGACGTATGTCGGGAGCGCGGACAGTTGCGACGAACTACAGAACTGTCCGGCGCCGCATGCTGGGTTTATTACGAAAGGTGACAACAAAGTAACCAACACTAGATACGATCAGGTCACCGGGGCAAGCACCGTTGTCCGCCCGGAGTGGGTCATTGGAACCGGGACCTTCCGAATCCCTCGTCTCGGATACGTCCGAGTCCAACCGTCTCAGCTATGGCACACGTCGGTGTCGATACCGGTCGGAGGAGCTACAGCACCAGCGGCAGCCTGA